The segment GATCGGCGAAGTCGGGTTGCTGCTCGATCAGGCGGTGAAGGCTGTCCTCCGAAATCGAGCTGTCGGAAAATAAAGGATCGCCAAGAGCATCGCGCGTCGCAGCAAAACGTCGTTCGGGGTCGTCGGATTGAAATATATCAAGCTCGAGCGGGAAATGACGGCCGATCGCCGCGAGCACCGCGCGCGTCATCGGACGATCGTCATTTTCCAACTGACTGAGATAGCTGACGGAAAGGCCGAGCCTTTTGGCCATGGCAGCCTGGCCCAATCCCGCGCGGTTGCGAAGTTCGCGGAGCCGATTTCCAGCAAATAGGCGGTGTTTGACGGTCACGATCCAAGGGTAGTTTGCAAAATTAGCATTCGCAACTTCGCAAATTCACAATTGCAACCGCGACAGAACCTTGGAAAGGAGCGCGCGAGTTAGGAACCGAGGACACCATGCAGGCAATTGTCGAACAACTCGAAGCAAAGCGTGCAGCCGCACGTCTGGGCGGTGGGCAGAAGCGAATCGACGCGCAGCACGCCAAAGGCAAGCTGACCGCACGCGAGCGCATCGATGTGCTGCTCGACGAAGGCAGCTTCGAAGAGCTTGATATGTATGTCGAGCACAACTGCGTCGATTTCGGCATGGCCGACCAGATCATCCCCGGCGACGGCGTCGTCACCGGTTCGGGCACGGTCAACGGCCGTCTGGTCTATGTCTTTTCGCAGGACTTCACCGTGTTCGGCGGTTCGCTGTCCGAGCGCCACGCGCAGAAGATCTGCAAGATCATGGACATGGCCCTGAAGGTGGGCGCACCCGTGATCGGCCTTAACGATTCGGGCGGCGCGCGCATTCAGGAAGGCGTGGCATCGCTTGGCGGCTATGCCGAAGTGTTCCAGCGCAACGTGCTGGCATCGGGCGTGGTGCCGCAGCTGAGCCTGATCATGGGCCCGTGCGCGGGCGGCGCGGTGTACAGCCCCGCAATGACCGACTTCATCTTCATGGTGAAGGATTCGTCGTACATGTTCGTGACCGGCCCCGACGTGGTGAAGACCGTCACCAACGAAGTCGTGACGCAGGAAGAGCTGGGCGGTGCGGTGACGCACACCACCAAGTCCGGCGTGGCCGACGTGGCGTTCGAGAACGATATTGAGGCGCTGCTCGCCGCACGCGACTTTATCGACTTCCTGCCGCTGTCGAACCGCGAGGAGGTTCCCGAGCGTCCGACCGCCGATCCCTATGACCGGATCGAGGAAAGCCTCGACACGCTGATCCCGGCATCGGCGAACCAGCCCTATGACATGCATGAGCTGATCCGGAAGACCGTGGACGAAGGCGAGTTCTTCGAGCTGCAGCCGGGCCATGCCGCCAACATCATCATCGGCTTCGGCCGCATCGAAGGCCGCACCGTCGGCATCGTCGCCAACCAGCCGATGGTGCTTGCAGGCTGCCTCGACATCAACTCGTCGAAAAAGGCCGGCCGGTTCGTCCGCTTCTGCGATGCGTTCGATATTCCGATCGTGACTTTTGTCGACGTTCCGGGCTTCCTGCCGGGCACGCAGCAGGAACTGAACGGCATCATCAAGCACGGCGCCAAGCTGCTGTTCGCCTATGCCGAAGCAACCGTTCCGAAGATCACCGTCATCACGCGCAAGGCTTATGGCGGCGCCTATGACGTTATGGCCTCGAAGCACCTGCGCGGCGACCTGAACTATGCCTGGCCGACCGCCGAAATCGCGGTGATGGGCGCCAAGGGCGCGGTGGAAATCATCTTCCGCCAGGACATCAAGGACCCAGCCAAGATCGCCGAGCGCACCAAGGAATATGAAGACCGCTTCGCCAACCCGTTCGTGGCGGCGTCGAAGGGCTTCATCGACGAGGTGATCCAGCCGCATTCGACCCGCAAGCGGATCGCGCTTGGGCTTCGCAAGCTGCGCAACAAGCAGCTCGAAAATCCTTGGAAGAAGCACGACAACATTCCGCTCTGAGGAGGGCAATATGGCTATCGGCCGTCTGAACCATGTGGGCGTTGCGACGCCCTCGATCGAGAAATCGATCGTTCTGTACCGCGACCTGATGGGCGCGACGAAGATCCACGAACCGTTCGACCTGCCGCCGCAGGGCGTGCGGGTGTGCTTCGTCGACACGCCCAACAGCCAGATCGAACTGATCGAGCCGCTGGGCGAGAACAGCCCGATCCTGAAGTTCCTCGAAAAGAATCCGCTTGGCGGGCAGCATCATGTCTGCTTCGAGGTGGAGGACATTCACGCAGCCAAGGCCGA is part of the Sphingomonas sp. C3-2 genome and harbors:
- the mce gene encoding methylmalonyl-CoA epimerase — its product is MAIGRLNHVGVATPSIEKSIVLYRDLMGATKIHEPFDLPPQGVRVCFVDTPNSQIELIEPLGENSPILKFLEKNPLGGQHHVCFEVEDIHAAKAEMEAKGAKVLGEPRIGAHGTPVIFVHPKDMGGVLVELMETPKGDH
- a CDS encoding acyl-CoA carboxylase subunit beta, which gives rise to MQAIVEQLEAKRAAARLGGGQKRIDAQHAKGKLTARERIDVLLDEGSFEELDMYVEHNCVDFGMADQIIPGDGVVTGSGTVNGRLVYVFSQDFTVFGGSLSERHAQKICKIMDMALKVGAPVIGLNDSGGARIQEGVASLGGYAEVFQRNVLASGVVPQLSLIMGPCAGGAVYSPAMTDFIFMVKDSSYMFVTGPDVVKTVTNEVVTQEELGGAVTHTTKSGVADVAFENDIEALLAARDFIDFLPLSNREEVPERPTADPYDRIEESLDTLIPASANQPYDMHELIRKTVDEGEFFELQPGHAANIIIGFGRIEGRTVGIVANQPMVLAGCLDINSSKKAGRFVRFCDAFDIPIVTFVDVPGFLPGTQQELNGIIKHGAKLLFAYAEATVPKITVITRKAYGGAYDVMASKHLRGDLNYAWPTAEIAVMGAKGAVEIIFRQDIKDPAKIAERTKEYEDRFANPFVAASKGFIDEVIQPHSTRKRIALGLRKLRNKQLENPWKKHDNIPL